A region from the Simiduia sp. 21SJ11W-1 genome encodes:
- the nagA gene encoding N-acetylglucosamine-6-phosphate deacetylase, with protein MATALINARIFDGQHWYTDRAVIFTGDTIERVAPLSEINLQDYEQVDLQGLRLVPGLIDTQVNGGGGALLNDAPSVETICTIGDAHRKLGTTSFLPTLISDDLTTVSETLRAVEQAIKAKAPGVLGVHLEGPFLNEVRKGVHNADKFKTLDEEALALLTSLPEGVTYVTLAPECTTPEMIQRLADAGVIVAAGHTAANYEQIKVALQHGLRAFTHLFNAMTPMSSREPGVVGAALEDAESWCGLIVDNYHVHPATLKAAIAAKPKGKMVLVSDAMPTVGAAEKSFVLNGERIEAVDGRCATASGTLAGSDLDMLSAVKNTHQLVGLPLDEALRMASLYPASMLRLDHKLGRLAPGYQADMIAIDDNFTLHYSWIAGAAKRY; from the coding sequence ATGGCAACGGCCCTGATTAACGCACGCATTTTTGATGGCCAACACTGGTATACCGATCGCGCCGTGATTTTTACTGGCGATACCATTGAACGCGTGGCCCCATTGTCTGAGATTAACCTGCAAGATTATGAGCAGGTAGATTTACAAGGCTTGCGCTTAGTGCCGGGCCTGATTGATACCCAGGTCAACGGCGGCGGCGGCGCTTTGCTGAACGATGCCCCCAGCGTTGAAACGATTTGCACCATAGGTGATGCCCACCGCAAGTTGGGCACCACCTCTTTTTTACCTACTTTAATCAGTGATGATTTAACCACCGTGAGCGAAACCTTGCGCGCGGTTGAGCAAGCCATCAAAGCGAAAGCGCCTGGCGTGCTGGGCGTTCACCTTGAAGGCCCGTTTCTTAATGAAGTGCGCAAGGGTGTGCACAATGCAGACAAGTTCAAAACACTCGATGAAGAAGCACTGGCACTGTTAACCTCGCTGCCGGAAGGTGTTACCTACGTCACCTTGGCACCTGAGTGCACCACGCCCGAGATGATCCAGCGCCTGGCTGATGCAGGCGTGATAGTAGCCGCAGGCCATACCGCCGCTAACTATGAACAGATTAAAGTGGCACTGCAGCACGGCCTGCGCGCCTTCACTCACCTGTTTAACGCCATGACACCCATGAGCAGCCGCGAACCCGGTGTAGTGGGCGCTGCACTTGAAGATGCAGAAAGCTGGTGCGGCCTGATCGTTGACAACTATCACGTACACCCCGCCACCCTCAAAGCTGCCATTGCTGCGAAACCCAAAGGCAAAATGGTATTGGTATCTGATGCCATGCCCACAGTAGGTGCGGCAGAAAAAAGCTTTGTGCTAAATGGCGAGCGCATTGAAGCTGTAGACGGCCGCTGTGCCACGGCAAGCGGCACCTTAGCGGGCTCAGACCTGGATATGCTAAGCGCTGTAAAAAACACCCACCAATTAGTGGGCTTGCCGCTTGATGAAGCCCTGCGCATGGCCAGCCTCTACCCCGCCAGCATGTTGCGCCTTGATCACAAACTTGGCAGGTTAGCACCCGGCTACCAAGCAGATATGATCGCCATTGATGATAACTTTACCT